A genomic region of Gossypium hirsutum isolate 1008001.06 chromosome D01, Gossypium_hirsutum_v2.1, whole genome shotgun sequence contains the following coding sequences:
- the LOC107921361 gene encoding protein PLANT CADMIUM RESISTANCE 2 encodes MASLNPSGYEKFSGSPPKQGKEAATTGIPLSSSNQYFNESCETNTRLQTKTRVPWSSGLCDCFSDWRNCCITCWCPCVTFGQIAEIVDKGSSSCGVNGALYTLIACVTGCACCYSCFYRSKMGQQYMLKKHPCGDCLVHCCCEYCALCQEYRELKTRGYDLSIGWHGNMEKRSREVAMTPIPPVVEDGMSR; translated from the exons ATGGCGTCCCTTAACCCAAGTGGGTATGAAAAGTTTTCAGGTTCACCACCGAAGCAGGGCAAAGAAGCAGCCACAACTGGGATTCCACTTAGCTCCTCAAACCAATACTTCAACGAGAGTTGTGAGACCAATACCCGTCTTCAGACTAAAACTCGAGTCCCTTGGTCTTCAGGGCTCTGCGACTGCTTCTCTGATTGGAGAAACT GTTGCATCACATGTTGGTGCCCTTGCGTAACTTTTGGCCAGATTGCCGAGATAGTAGATAAAGGATCATCCT CATGTGGAGTGAATGGAGCACTTTACACGCTCATAGCATGTGTGACAGGCTGTGCATGTTGCTACTCCTGTTTTTACCGATCCAAAATGGGGCAACAGTACATGCTGAAGAAACACCCTTGCGGGGATTGCCTCGTCCATTGCTGCTGCGAGTACTGCGCCTTGTGCCAAGAGTATCGCGAGCTTAAAACCCGTGGCTACGACTTATCCATAG gatggcatggaaatatggaaaAGCGGAGTCGTGAAGTGGCAATGACGCCAATCCCACCAGTGGTGGAAGATGGCATGAGCCGATGA